One part of the bacterium genome encodes these proteins:
- a CDS encoding ribonuclease PH has protein sequence MRIDNRTPNQMRPVKIDTGWLVTAEGSALIEVGNTRVLCTASIEDSVPQFLRGSG, from the coding sequence ATGAGAATCGACAATCGCACTCCCAACCAGATGCGGCCGGTGAAGATTGACACGGGCTGGCTGGTCACCGCCGAAGGTTCGGCACTGATTGAGGTCGGAAACACGCGTGTACTGTGCACGGCGTCGATTGAAGACTCGGTCCCGCAGTTCCTCCGCGGAAGCGGAAA